CAGCTAAGCCCGCTCTGGCTCATCGAGCGATCAGCGCGATACGGTGCGCTCGAACTGGCGCAGCATGGTGTTGCCGCGGGCGACCGCCGCGTCGAGCGCAGCCTGGGCCGGTTTCTGGCCGGCAAGCGCCGCCTCGACCTCCTCGGCCCAGACATCGCGCAACTGAACCATGTTGCCGAGCCGGATGCCGCGCGAATTCTCGGTGGGCGGCTTGTTGGTCAGTTCGAGCAGCGGCGTCTCCAGATAGGGGTTCTGGGTGTAGAAGCCGGACGCCTTCACCTGGGCATAGGCGGCGCGGGTGATCGGGATATAGCCGGAATCGGTGTGCAGCTTGGCCTGGCGATTGACGTCCGAGAGGAAGGTGAAGAAGCGCGCGACGCCGCGATATTCGGCCGCCGGCTTGCCGCCCATCACCCAGAGCGAGGCGCCGCCCAGCGTCGAGTTCTGCGGCGCGCCCTGGACGTCGGGATAATAGGGCATCGGCGCGTTGCCCCATTCGAACTTCGCATTGGCGCGCACATTGCCGTAGAAGCCCGAGGAGGTCAGCATGATCGGGCATTCGCCCGAGGTGAACCGGCCCTCGCCCGTATTGGTGCGGCCGGAATAGCTGAAGGTGTTGTCGCGCTGCAGGTCGATCAGGTTCTGCAGGTGGCGGACATGCAGCGGCGAGTTGAAGCGCAGCTCGGTGTCGAAGCCGTCGATGCCGTTGGCGCGGGTGGCGAGCGGCACGTTATGCCACAGCGAGAACTGCTCGATATTCAGCCAGGTGATCCAGGCCGAGGAGAAACCGCACTTGTCGTAGCCGGCGGCGCGCAGCTTCTTCGCCGCCTCGAAAACCTCCGGCCAGGTGCGCGGCGGCTGGTCCGGATTGAGGCCGGCGCGGCGGAACGCGTCCTTGTTGTACCACATGACCGAGGACGAGGAGTTGAACGGGAAGGACAACATCTCGCCGCGCGAGGTGGAATAGTAGCCGGCAACGGCGGGCAGGTAGGAGGCCGGATCGAACGGCTCGTTCGCCTCCTGCATCATCTGGTAGACTGGCTTGATGGCGCCGCGGGCGGCCATCATCGTCGCCGTGCCGACCTCGAAGACCTGCAGGATGTGCGGCGCATTGCCGGCCCGGAAGGCGGCGATGCCGGCATTCATGGTGTCGGGATAGGACCCCTTGTAGGTCGGCACGACGCGGTATTCGCGCTGCGAGGCGTTGAACTCCTCGGCGAGCTTGACCACCACCTCGTTGTTGGCGCCGGTCATCGCGTGCCACCACTGGATCTCGACCTGGGCCGAGGCGGGGCTGGATACGAGCGCCGCGGCAGCGGCCGCCGCCAGCATGAAACGGCGATTCAACATCAATCATCCTCCCAAAGGCGCGGTTCGACGCCGGTACGGCTTCGGGCGTCATGAACCCGCGCCGTTCTTGGGTCCGCCGAACGACGGACGGATGACACTCTAATGAAGCTTGTGTGACAGGGCAAAGGGCGGCGCGGCGGATTTCCCCGATTAAGCAAGGACCTGGCAGGTGTCACCTTCCCTGCAGGGGAAGCCTTGCGTCAGGACGCCGCGACCCGCGCGCTGAGGCCCACGGCGACCAGCGACAGGGCGATAAGAGCGAAGGCCGCGGCAAGGCTCGACGCCGCCGCGACGAAGCCGATGAGGGCGGGGCCGGCGAGGATGCCGGCATAGCCGACGGTCGTCACCGCGGCGACCGCCAGCGGCGCCGGCATGGCGGTCTGGCGGCCGAGCACCGAATAGAGCACCGGCACGATGTTGGAGGCGCCGAGCCCGACCATGGCAAAGCCGGCGAGCGCTGCGCCGGGGGCCGCGACGAGGACGGCGAGCGCAAGGCCAGAGGCGGCGACGAGGGCGCCCGCCAGCATCACCGCCGGACCGCCGAGGCGGGCGACGACCCGGTCGCCGCCGAGCCGGCCGACGGTCATGGCGAGCGCGAAGGCGGCATAACCGAGACCGGCGCGGCTCGGATCGACGCCGCGCGCGCCGGTCAGGAACACCGCGCTCCAGTCGAGCATGGCGCCCTCGGCCAGGAACACGGCGAAGCAGAGGACCGCGATCAGCACGATCCGCCCGTGCGGCAGGGCAAAGAGCGGCGCGCCGGCACCGCCGCCGCGCGCGATCAGGCCGCGGGCGAAGCCGGCCAGCAGCAGGACATTGACCGCCGCGGCGACGAGGACGGCGGCGAGCGGCGTCGCGCCGAGCCAGAGCAGCGCGCTGACGCCGCCCGCGCCGGCCATGCCGCCGACACTGAAGAAGCCGTGGAAGCCGGACATCATCGGCCGTCCGCCGGCCCGTTCGACCATCACCGCCTGGATGTTGACGGCGACGTCGATGGCGCCGATGCCAGCGCCGAACAGCAGCAGGGCGCCGGCGAGCACGGCAAAGCCGCTGCCGGTCGCCAGCACCGGCAGCGCGACCGAGGCGGCGAGTGCCGCCGTGACGACCACGGTCCGGCAGCCGAGGCGCTGGGCGAGCGCGCCGGCCAGCGGCATGGCGACCAGCGACCCGGCCCCGAGGCAGAGCAGGAGGACGCCGAGGGCGCCGTCGTCGAGGCCGGCGCGCGCCTTGGCATAGGGCACGAGCGGAGCCCAGGCGGCCATGGCGAAACCGGCGAGGAAGAAGGCGGCGAGCGTCGCGCCGCGGGCGAGCGGCGGCAGGGGAATGATGTCACTGCGATGGGGCATGCGGCTCGACAAGGGACCGGCCTCGGACGCGCCTGGCGGTTCAGGCGCGGTGATAGGGGTGACCTGCGAGAATGGTCATCGCCCGGTAGAGCTGCTCGAGCGCCATGACCCGGACGAGCTGATGCGGCCAGGTCATGGTGCCGAAGGACAGGACGAGGTCGGCTTCGGCGCGCAGCTCCGGATCGAGCCCGTCCGGCCCGCCGATGACGAAGGTCGCCGCGTCCTCGCCCGCATCCTTCCAGGCGCCGAGCCGCCCGGCGAAGGCCTCGCTCGCCAGCGCCTTGCCCCGCTCGTCGAGCAGGATCAGGCGGCCGGTGCGCTTCGTCCTGATGGCGGCTGCCTCCTCGGCCTTGCGCTGGCGGGCGTCGCCCGCGCGGCTTTCATCAGTGACGATCACGTCGAGGCCGCGAAATCCGAGCGCCCGGCCGGCCTTGACGGCCCGGTCCTGATAGCGCTCGGCAAGCTCGGTTTCCGGGCCAGCCTTCAGCCGCCCGACGGCCAGGAGGATCAGCCGCATGGCAGCTCCGGCCCCAGGGGCCTCTGAAAGGACATGACCCTTGCCGGTTCAGCCGGCCAGGCGATCCGGCGGGCGGGCGGCCGACCACATCTTTTCCAGATTGTAGAAGGCGCGCACTTCCGGGCGGAAGATGTGGACGATGACGTCGCCGGCATCCACCAGCACCCAGTCGCAGGCGGGAACGCCCTCGACGCGGATCTGGCCGACCCCCGCATCCTTCAGGGCCCGCACCAGATAATCGGCGATGGCGCCGACATGGCGGTGCGAACGGCCCGACGACACCACCATGGCATCCGCGATGGTCGTCTTGCCTTTCAGGTCGATCGTCTGGATTTCCTCGGCCTTGTTGTCTTCAAGGGTGTCGAGGACGATTTTCAGGACCTCGGCCGCGGCAGGGCTCGCCGCGGGAGTCCCGGTCAGCGGCGCAGTCTTCGCCGGTCCCGGCAGGTGGGTGGTGGACAGTGGTCCGATCCTCTCTGCTTCGCGCCATGGCGGCGCACAAACCTCATAATACGCGAAAATATGGCAACTCGACAACGTGAGCGCGCCAGATCGCCCGAAATTGGCTACCGGCACGCCCTCCAGCAGATCGGCCGGGCCGCTGCCGAAGCCGAAGCTCCGGCTGAACTCAAGGGCTTAGCCGCGATCGCCGGATGCCGCCGGCGGCGCGACCGGCAGGTCCGCGCGGCGGCGCGCGGGATCGCGACCGGGCCGCATGGTCAGCCGACGACCCGCCAGACGCCGGTGCGCTTGATCTCCAGATCCTCCAGCGCGCGCGTCACCGGAACCTGATATTCGGCGAGCTTTTCCAGGCGTTCGCGCGGCAAGTAGGTGCGGCCGGGATCGCCGAGCAGCACGGTCCGGCCGGCCGCGGCGAGCGGTCCGAGCCAGCCGAGCATGGCTTCGGTCATGTCGCGCTGGTAGCAGATGTCGCCGGCCAGGATCACCTCCCAGCCCGCATCCGTGCCGGTCGGATCCGCGGTCTCGGCCGTGACCGCAACGCCGTTCGCGGCGGCATTGAGCCTCACCGCAACCTCGGCGAAGGCATCGATGTCGACCGCCGTGACCCGCGCGGCGCCGGCCTTGGCGGCGGCGATGGCGACAAGCCCGGAGCCGGTGGCGACGTCGAGAACGGTGCGGCCGGCGACGAGGCCGGGCTGATCCAGCACATAGCGCGCCAGCGCCTGCCCGCCGGCCCAGGCAAAGGCCCAGAACGGCGGATCGAGACCGATGGCGCCAAGCTCGTCCTCGGTCTTCTGCCAGAGCTCGGTCGCCTCGTCGGCGAGATGGAGCGAGATCTCCGGGGCGTGCGGCACGGCGAGGAGGCGGGTATTGGCGCGGATGAAGGCGGAGCGATCTGCAATCATGCCTGACCTCAAAGCAGAAAAGCCGGGCGGCGGCCCGGCTTTTCCGCGCGGGCTTGCCGCCCGGCCTTACTGGGTGAGCGCCGGTCCGCCCTGGCCCTGCGGATTTTCGGCCATGCGCTGGCGATAGAGCGCGGCGAAATCGACGGGGTCGAGATAGAGCGGCGGGAAGCCGCCGTCGCGGGTCGAATTGGCGATGATCTGGCGCGCGAAGGGGAACAGGAGGCGCGGGCACTCGATCAGCACGATCGGGTGGACGGCCTCGGCCGGCACGCCGGCAATGCGGAAGATGCCGCCATAGACCAGCTCGAACTTGAACAGGATCAGGTCCTTGGTGCGCGCATCGCCATCGATGGTCAGCTCGATCTGGAACTCCGTCTCGCTCATCGGATTGGCGTTGACGTTGATCTGGATGTTGATCGCCGGCTGCTCCTGCTGCGGCATCAGCGAGCGCGGAGCGTTCGGATTCTCGAACGAGAGGTCCTTGATATATTGCGCCAGCACGTTGAGCTGGGGCACGGCTTCCGCTTCGTTGCCGCCATTCGGGGTCATCGGCTCAGTCTCCGTTCAGGCCGCGCGGGCGGCAGGATCTGGATGGGGATTCACGAGGTGATGGGCGCGCTCGCTAGCACGCGCGGCCCCGGCCGCGCAAGAACGGCACGGCGAGAGGCTTCAGCGGCCGTCGATGCGGCGCGGCCCGGGATGATGCTGGCCGGAATGGCCCGGCTGGCCCGCATTGGTGTCGTCATGCCAGTCGCGCGGGTCGAGATCGACCACGCCGGGCTGCGCCGGCGCATGGCGGCGGGCCGGTTCCGCCCGATGGCCGAACAGCAGCGCGCGGAAGGCCGGCAGGAGCAGGAGGACCGCGATCACGTCGGTGACGAAACCGGGAATGGCGAGCAGCAGGCCGGCAAAGGCGGTCAGCATGCCGCTGCGCGCCGCCTGGGCATTGAGCAGCACGACGCGGCCGACCGCCATCTGCGTGAACAGCAGCTTCGCGCCGCCCTTCAGGATGGCGACGCCGAGGAACGAGGTGGCGACCACCGCGACCAGCGCGGTCAGAAAGCCGATATGCTCCGCCACCCACCAGAAGGCGGCGAATTCGACGAAGGGCAGGGCAATGAGTGCCAGGACCAGCCAGCGCAAGCGGATCATCAAAACTCCTCTCCGCCATAGCTGTGGTGCCGAGCCATCAGAATCAAGCGTCGTACCGTCGCACCGGAGCGCCTGGCGGCAGGAATGCAGGCCAGCCGGCAGCGGAAGTGTCGCGTTGGTCGGGACCGCCGAGCCGACACGCGCGTTCCGGATTATGCGATGATCGCGACCGCTGCCGCCGGGATCGACAGGAGATTGCCATAGCCATGACCGCCATTGCCCGCCTTCTTGCCGTCTTCGCCATCGTCTTCGCCGCCGGGCTCGGCGCAGGTCCCCGCGCCGCCGCGGCGGCCGGCGCGCCGCCCTGGCGCCACGGCCTGTCTCTCGTCGGACAGCTGCGCTACGGCCCGGATTTCCGCCACACCGCCTATGTCAATCCGCGGGCGCCCAAGGGCGGCCTCGTCAGGCTGTCGATCGAAGGCACGTTCGACAGCTTCAACCCGATCCTGCCGCGGGGGGCGACCGCGCCGATCGCCGGCCTCCTCTACATGCCGCTGTTCGAGGATTCGCTCGACGAGATCTCGACCGCCTATGGCGCGGTTGCCGAAGCGGTGCGCTACCCGGACGATTTTTCATCCGTCACCTATCGGCTCAATCCCAACGCCCGCTGGCACGACGGCCGGCCGATCACCCCGGACGACGTGATCTGGACCATGGAACAGGTCAAGAAGCACGATCCGCGCATGGCCTTCTATTACCGCAACGTCGTCAAGGTCGAGCAGTCGGGCGAACGCGAGGTGACCTTCACCTTCGACGGGCCCGGCAACCGGGAGAAGCCGCAGATCGTCGGCCAGCTGCCGATCCTGCCGCGCCACTGGTGGGAGGGCCGCGACGCGCAGGGGCGCCAGCGCGACATCGGCCAGACGACGCTGGAGCCGCCGCTCGGCTCCGGCCCCTATCGCATCAGGAGCTTCGAGGCCGGGCGCAACGTGGTGCTGGAACGGGTCGCCGACTGGTGGGCCAGGGACCTGCCGATCTATGTCGGCCTGCACAATTTCGACGAGCTGCGCTTCGAGGTCTATCGCGACGACACGGTCGAGCTCGAAGCGTTCAAGGCCGACCAGGTCGACTTCCGCGTCGAAAGCTCCGCACGCGCCTGGGCGACGGCTTACGACTTTCCGGCCGCCCGCGACGGGCGCGTCCTGCTGGAAGCCTTCACCGACCGGTCGCCGGCCGGCATGCAGGCGGTGATCCTCAATCTCAGGCTGCCGAAATTCGCTGATGTCAGGGTTCGCCGAGCGCTGAACCTGATGTTCGACTTCGAAACCATGAATGCCAACCTGATGTTCGGCGCCTATCGCCGCACGGCAAGCTATTTCGAGGATACCGAGCTTGCCGCGCGCGGCCTGCCCGGGCCCGAGGAGCTCGCCATCCTGGAAACGGTGCGGGACAAGGTGCTCCCGGAGGTCTTCACCACGCCCTATGCCAATCCGGTAGGCGGCAGCCCCGACGCGCAGCGGGCGAACCTGCGCGCGGCGCTCGCGCTGATGCGCGAGGCCGGCTACGAGGTGCGCGACCGGCGCATGGTCAATGTCCGCACGGGCGAGCCGTTCCGCATCGAGCTTCTGCTCAACAGCCCGAACTTCGAGCGCCATGCGCTCGCCTACAGGACCGCGCTCGAACGGCTCGGCATCGAGCTCACCCCGCGCACCGTCGACACTGCCCAGTATATCAACCGGCTGAACGACCGGCGCTTCGATGCCATTGTCGGCACCTACCCGCAGACGCTGTCGCCCGGCAACGAGCAGCGCGACTTCTTCGGCTCGGAAGCCGCCGACCGCCCCGGCTCCTTCAACCGCGCGGGGATCAAGGATCCGGCGGTCGACCAGCTGATCCAGCGAGTCATCTATGCCAAGGATCGGGCCGAGCTGGTCGCCGCGACCCGGGCGCTCGACCGGGTGCTGCTCGCCAACAGCTACATGATCCCGACCTGGTTTTCCGGGCAGATCCGCACCGCCCGCTGGAACCGCTACGGCCGGCCGCAAACCATGCCGGAATATGGCGGCGCCGCCTTCCCCGCCATCTGGTGGTGGGATCCGGCGCTGGCGCAACGCGCCGGGCCGCGGTGACCGCCGGGGCGGCGCGCTCAGCCAGGAGCGGGGGTCGCTCCGCCGAGCACCGTATGCATGAGCGGACGATCGATGTTCTGGCCGGAGAGGATCACCGCCGCCTTCTGCACGCCAAGGCCGTCCGCTTCCTGGGCGAGCGCGGCGAGCGCCACCGCGCCGGCACCTTCCGCGGCATTGTGGGTGTCCGACCAGTAGACCCTGATCGCCTCGGCGATGGCGTCCTCGGCGACCGTCACGATCCGCTCGGCACCGGCGCGAATGATCGCCAGCGCCTCGGCGGAGGGAATGCGCACCGCCGTGCCGTCGGCGAAGGTCGCGAGACGGTTGACCGGCACGACCTCGCCCGCGGCGAAGGACAGCGCATAGGCATCGGCGTTTTTCGGCACCACGCCGACGATGCGGGTCCTGAGGCCGAGCAGGTCGCGCGCCGCGATCAGCCCGCAAATGCCCGAGCCGAGCCCGATCGGCGCGTAGAGCACGTCGATATCGGGATGGGCGGTGAACAGTTCCAGCGCATAGGTGGCCACTCCCAGCACCAGGTCGCGGTGGAACGAGGGCACGAATTCATAATCGCGCTCGGCCGCGATCTCGGCAGCCCGCTCGCGGGCCTCGTCGAAATCGCGGCCGTGCTCGATCAGCTCGGCGCCGAAGGCGCGCATCGCCGCGTTCTTCTCGACCGAATTGCCGTGCGGCACGACGATCGCCAGCGGCAGGCCGGCATGACCCGCCGCGAAGGCGAGGCTCTGGCCATGATTGCCGCGGGTGGCCGAAACGATGCCGCGCACCGCCGGGCGCTCGCGCTTCAGCCGGTCGAGATAGACGATGCCGCCACGCACCTTGAAGGCGCCGATCGGCGTGTGGTTCTCGTGCTTGACCACGACGGCGAAGCCGTAGCGGCGTTTCAGCAGCGGCCAGGCATAGGCCGGCGTCGGCGGCATGACCGCGTGGACGAGGGTGGCGGCGGCGTCGAGCTCGGCGCGGGAGAACAGGGCCATGGCGCGGCTCACCCGTTCGAGACCTTGGCCGGGAACACGCCGGCGCGGTTGAGCGCGGAAGGCACCGGCTTGCCGAGCACGCCGGAGAGCCAATGGGCGGTGTCGATCAGCCGGTCGATCGCGAGCCCGGTCCTTATGCCCATCCGGTCGAAGGCGTAGACGAGGTCTTCCGTCGCGACATTGCCCGTGGCGGCCGGCGCGAAGGGGCAGCCGCCGACCCCGCCGATCGAGGCGTCGAGATAGTCGACGCCGGCGGCGACCGCCGCGACGGCATTGGCGACACCGGTATTGCGGGTGTCGTGGAAGTGGCAGCGCAGCTTGACGGTTTTCGACAGGGCGCGCGCCCGGCCGAGCAGGTCGGTGACCTGGCTCGGCACGCCGCAGCCGATCGTATCGGCGAAACCGATCTCATAGGGCTCGAGCCGCAGCACGGCCTCGAAGACCGCCATGACCTGTTCGGCCGGCACCTCGCCGTCGAAGGGGCAGCCGAACGAGGTGGTGATCGAAATAGCAAGGGGCTTGCCGGCCTGCCTGACGAGGCGGGCGACGTCGGCCGCGCCCGCCACCAGCTCGGCCGCGGTGGCATTCTGGTTGCGCCGCGCGAAGCCGTCGCTCGCCGAGCAGACATAGTTGATCTGGTTGCAGCCGGCGGCAAGGGCCCGTTCGGCGCCGCGCACATTGAGGGCGAGGCCGATCAGCGTCTTGTCGCCGTGGCGCGGCAGGATGCCGGCCATGACCGCCTCGGCATCGGCCATGCGCGGCACCAGCTTCGGATTGACGAAGCTCGTCACCTCCACCTTGCGGCAGCCGGCGGCGAAGGCCCTGTCGATCAATGCGATCTTGTCGGCCGTCGAGACCTCGACCTTCTCGTTCTGCAAGCCGTCGCGCGGCGCGACTTCGATGATCTCGACCGATGCGGACATGACCTTCTCCCATTTTGCGTCATTGTCGGGGAAGGCCATGGCCGGAGGCAAGGCGCCGGCCCCGCGAAACCGCGACCGGCGCCCATGCCGCCAGCGCAAGGCAATGCCGCAGGAGGCGGCGCGGGCGGAAGCTCAGTCGCGAATGACCAGCGGTCCGCAATCGTCGTCGGCGACGAAGATCGCGAGAAGTTCGGCCGGCTCCGTCGCGCTGGCATTCTCGGCGAAGAGATGGATCGTGCCCGGCGGCTCGAACCAGGTCTGGCCGGCGCCGAAGGTCCCGACAGGGCCGCCTTCGAGCTGCGAGCGTATCGTGCCTTTCACCACAAAGGCCATGACCGAGCCTGGATGGCGATGGCGCGGCGAATAGGCGTTCGGCGGGAATCCGACGAGCGCGGTGGTGATCGACTTGCCCGGCACATTGGGCAGCTTCTCGCAGGACAGCGGCATGACGACGGTGGCCGGGCGGCCCGCCACGTCGGCCGGCGCCGCTTCGGCGCTGGCATGGACGGCATGGCCGCCATGCGGCTTCGGCACGGCGCCGCCCCAGATTCCGATGCCGATCGCGCCGGCCGCGAGCGCCGCGGCGGCCCCGCAGGCGATCACGATAAGGCCGGTCCGACGCTGCGGCGGCCCGACGTCCCAGGTGGTCATGACGGCGCTCCCAATGGTCTAGAGGGGCAAACGGAAGGCGGCGTTCCAGCCAAGCTCGGCGATCGCCTTGTCGGTTGAAACCTCGGCATTCGGCTCGACGGCGTTGTAGATGCCGGGCGCCCCGCGCTCGACGGCGAGGAAAGCCGCATAGGCGGCGGCATCGACATGCACCGGCAGTGCCGCCGGCGCTGTGTCGACCCCGGTGCCGGGGCCATAGAAACGGCCATAGCGGAGGACGATGCCTTCCACCGGCGCCGCGCCCAGCACCGCCGCTTCGAGAGCCGCGACGCCGCGGATGCTGACCGCACCGGCGCCTTCGCGGCCGAGATCGAGGGGCGACGCCTCGGTCAATGGCAACGGGCCGGGCGCATAGACCCAGGCAATGCTCTGGGCGATCAGCCGCCGGCTGCCGGCCGCCTGCGCGGCGGCGACCAGATGACGGGTACCGATCTCGCGGATGCGGGCATTGGCGACGAGCGCCTCGGCCATGCGCGCCGGATCGAGGCCGGCGGGCAGGTCGGTGAGCTGGTGAATGACGATGTCGGGGCGGACCGACAGGACGGCCTCGGTCAGCGCCGCCGCGTCGAACACGTCGACCTGCAGTGGTTCGACGCCGGCCGCGCGAAGCGCATCGGCGCGCGCCGCGGATCGGGTCGTTCCGGCCACCTGGTAGCCGGCGCGAAGCAGCAGCGGCGTCAGCCGCCGTCCCACCGCCCCGGCGGCGCCGGCAACGAGAATGCGCAAGCTCAAAACCAGTTCCTCGCGATCACAATATCAGACTTCGAACATCATATCAGGATTCTGACATTATGATCAAGCGCCGATCACATGGATCGGCCGGAGCGGCCCACCGATCCCGCCGCGCGACTCTGGCCGGCCTGGCAGGCCCCGCGCGCCGCTCCACCACAGCGCGGCCTGAGCGCCGCCACTCCTCGGCGACGCCTGCGACATCGGGCGGCGATATTGCCGCCCGGTTTCGGTCACCTTTGGTTCAAGCACCATTCACCACGTCTGACGAAGAGTTGATTGCCGCCGAAACGCGAATGCGACTGGGAGCTTCAAGATGATCGGGCGCCGAATTCTTCAGAGCGCAATTGTTATTTACGGATTTTTGTGTGGATTAAGTCCCGGCCAAGCACAACAGCCCGGCCAGGTGACGTCACCGACCGACAGCAGCGCGAGCCTGGCCCAGGCCGCCCCCGCCGCGCCGCCCCTTCGGTTGACGCCGCCGACGCCCGCCCAGGCCGCGCGATCGCAAGGCTTGCAGCCATCACAGGCTGGGCGCGCCGGGACAGTGCGCTGCCGCGTTGAGCCGCGTTGGCCAGATCAGCCGAAGGCGAACCGGCGCCGATCGAACTGCGTCACTCCGACGCCCAATCGCGCCGAGGCAGCGGCCGCCCGTGCACGCGCGCAGCAGGCGCAGCAGAGACGCCGCAGGCTCGACGATGAGGCCCGTCAGCGGGCGGCACAGGCGGAAGCCGAAAGGTCCGACGATGCGAGGCGGCGTGAGGCCGAGGAGGAGGCGCGCCGCGCCGAGACCGAAGAGCGCGAGGCCCGAGATCGCGCCGATGCGAATGACCGGGCTGCCCGGCTGCGCCGCTATGAGGCAAGGCGCCAGCAGTTGCAGCGGATCGAGCGGCAACGGGACCTTGCCACGACCCGCGGGCCCCAGGCGGAGCTCGATTTTTCACAGCGCCTGTTGCAGCGGCAGAACGAACGCGAGCAGCGTCATTCCCGCGACGAGTGGTACACCACCCCTGGCCTCAGTCACGAGGAAAGGGCCCGCCTCCTCGAGCTGAACCAGGCACGGGACGCCATCGAGCGGCGGGCGCGCGAGGTCGTGGAACGGAACAGGCGCGAGGCAGCGGACCGCGCATACGAAGCGACCGTGCGGGCGCGCGAAGCCGAAGCGCGCCGGGAACGCGAGGCCGCAGACCAGCGCGTCCGTGACCAGCAGCAGGAGGATCGCGACCGGCAGGCGGCCCGGGAACGGGCTCGCGAGGAGGCGGACCGGCAGGCTCGCGAAGAGGCGCAGCGAAACCACGCACGTGACGTCGCTGAACGCGAGCGGCAGCAAGC
This window of the bacterium YEK0313 genome carries:
- the yngG_2 gene encoding Hydroxymethylglutaryl-CoA lyase YngG, with the protein product MAFPDNDAKWEKVMSASVEIIEVAPRDGLQNEKVEVSTADKIALIDRAFAAGCRKVEVTSFVNPKLVPRMADAEAVMAGILPRHGDKTLIGLALNVRGAERALAAGCNQINYVCSASDGFARRNQNATAAELVAGAADVARLVRQAGKPLAISITTSFGCPFDGEVPAEQVMAVFEAVLRLEPYEIGFADTIGCGVPSQVTDLLGRARALSKTVKLRCHFHDTRNTGVANAVAAVAAGVDYLDASIGGVGGCPFAPAATGNVATEDLVYAFDRMGIRTGLAIDRLIDTAHWLSGVLGKPVPSALNRAGVFPAKVSNG
- a CDS encoding Cupin domain protein, producing the protein MTTWDVGPPQRRTGLIVIACGAAAALAAGAIGIGIWGGAVPKPHGGHAVHASAEAAPADVAGRPATVVMPLSCEKLPNVPGKSITTALVGFPPNAYSPRHRHPGSVMAFVVKGTIRSQLEGGPVGTFGAGQTWFEPPGTIHLFAENASATEPAELLAIFVADDDCGPLVIRD
- a CDS encoding short chain dehydrogenase — translated: MSLRILVAGAAGAVGRRLTPLLLRAGYQVAGTTRSAARADALRAAGVEPLQVDVFDAAALTEAVLSVRPDIVIHQLTDLPAGLDPARMAEALVANARIREIGTRHLVAAAQAAGSRRLIAQSIAWVYAPGPLPLTEASPLDLGREGAGAVSIRGVAALEAAVLGAAPVEGIVLRYGRFYGPGTGVDTAPAALPVHVDAAAYAAFLAVERGAPGIYNAVEPNAEVSTDKAIAELGWNAAFRLPL